In Lotus japonicus ecotype B-129 chromosome 5, LjGifu_v1.2, one genomic interval encodes:
- the LOC130720933 gene encoding uncharacterized protein LOC130720933 encodes MDSSLETTCSTIKNTNPRVDMFTCLWVLLQMISFIPIHLNFWAWWRTMMEYETVNFTDEFGRTFELTAGYKNGMPEFVKGVETIAKYYNLEGGCYIFHYGIGPGPLWFDLSVWSWALPVTKFRKIYQWDVAVQERFAQAKVQLRFPPDLVKRFLPSRVHYIFEIVQELNVYNYVELYTHPTGPKKNLCSRYLGGKPWFDIVRMLNLTGAEKLICTFRLETDVLFLHVVR; translated from the exons ATGGATAGCTCTCTGGAAACAACATGCAGCACGATAAAAAACACTAATCCGAGGGTGGACATGTTCACTTGTTTGTGGGTGTTACTGCAAATG ATTTCTTTCATCCCAATTCATCTAAACTTCTGGGCGTGGTGGAGAACTATGATGGAGTATGAAACAGTGAACTTTACTGACGAGTTTGGACGCACATTTGAGCTGACTGCTGGCTACAAGAATGGCATGCCCGAATTTGTGAAGGGTGTGGAAACAATTGCTAAATACTACAATCTGGAAGGAGGATGTTATATCTTCCATTATGGCATTGGTCCTGGGCCACTGTGGTTTGACTTGTCGGTTTGGAGCTGGGCTTTGCCCGTGACGAAATTCCGGAAGATATATCAGTGGGATGTGGCCGTTCAAGAACGCTTTGCACAGGCAAAAGTTCAATTG agaTTTCCGCCTGATCTGGTTAAAAGATTTCTACCCAGTAGGGTGCATTACATTTTTGAGATTGTGCAAGAGCTAAACGTCTACAACTATGTTGAACTCTACACTCATCCAACAGGCCCTAAAAAGAACCTTTGCAGTCGTTACCTGGGCGGTAAGCCTTGGTTTGACATCGTTCGAATGCTTAATCTAACGGGTGCGGAGAAGCTCATTTGCACATTCCGATTAGAGACTGATGTGTTATTCCTTCACGTTGTAAGATGA